The following proteins are co-located in the Verrucomicrobiia bacterium genome:
- a CDS encoding YbaB/EbfC family nucleoid-associated protein, with translation MAGLGKFLKQAQKMQAEMTRVQEELAQREVEASAGGGAVKATARCDGTIASIKIDPKVVDPKDVEMLEDLILGAVTNALQTAKKTQDEELGKVTAGMNLPGMM, from the coding sequence ATGGCCGGACTAGGGAAATTTCTCAAACAAGCCCAGAAGATGCAGGCGGAAATGACGCGCGTGCAGGAGGAACTGGCGCAACGTGAAGTCGAAGCGTCGGCGGGTGGGGGAGCCGTAAAGGCCACTGCGCGCTGTGACGGCACTATCGCGTCAATCAAGATCGACCCCAAGGTCGTTGACCCGAAGGACGTCGAGATGCTCGAAGACCTGATCCTCGGCGCCGTGACCAATGCCCTGCAAACGGCGAAGAAGACGCAGGATGAAGAGTTGGGGAAGGTCACCGCCGGCATGAACCTCCCCGGCATGATGTAG
- the recR gene encoding recombination mediator RecR, whose amino-acid sequence MDYPQPVQNLIAQVSRLPGIGKRSAERIALHLLKANGDTNRLLAQAILDAKAKIRNCSRCGSYTENDPCEICDSPRREQSSICVVEGPNDILTLERAGVHKGVYHALMGRVSPLNGIGPEQLRIAALLERVKRDKPTEIILALGADVESEATVNHLIDLLKPLGVSVSRIALGLPVGSALETADEVTLSRALEGRRKV is encoded by the coding sequence ATGGATTATCCTCAGCCCGTCCAAAATTTAATCGCCCAGGTGTCTCGCCTGCCCGGCATCGGCAAGCGGAGCGCGGAGCGCATCGCCTTGCACCTGCTAAAGGCCAACGGTGACACGAATCGGTTGCTGGCCCAGGCGATCCTCGATGCGAAGGCGAAGATCCGCAACTGCTCGCGTTGTGGCAGCTACACCGAGAACGATCCCTGCGAGATTTGCGACAGCCCGCGCCGCGAGCAGTCCTCCATCTGCGTGGTGGAAGGCCCCAACGACATCCTCACCCTGGAACGCGCGGGCGTGCACAAGGGCGTTTATCATGCGTTGATGGGACGGGTCTCACCGTTGAACGGTATCGGTCCCGAGCAACTCCGCATCGCGGCGTTACTTGAACGCGTGAAGCGGGACAAGCCTACAGAGATCATCCTGGCCCTGGGTGCCGACGTGGAAAGTGAAGCGACCGTGAACCATCTGATCGATCTGCTCAAACCGCTTGGCGTTTCGGTCAGCCGCATCGCGCTGGGGTTGCCCGTTGGTAGCGCCTTGGAAACCGCCGACGAAGTCACACTCTCCCGCGCCCTGGAAGGCCGGCGAAAAGTTTAA